One window from the genome of Candidatus Didemnitutus sp. encodes:
- the lpxD gene encoding UDP-3-O-(3-hydroxymyristoyl)glucosamine N-acyltransferase, which translates to MQVAYTPEEIAAIVSPQRISGQTAQKIRDIASLKSAQPGDLSFLGNPKYRAEVATTRASLVLVPLDHVGEPQADQTFFYVEKPSVALARLCARIEQSLWPKPPAAIHPSAVIAPTAKISPQATVGPLCVVEDGATVGAGSVLQASVFVGRNAAVGENCWVQPGCVISDGCELRNRVRLQPGVVIGSDGFGYEFVNGRHEKVPQIGVVIVEDDVEIGANSTLDRARFSRTVVGEGTKIDNLVQVGHNVIIGKHCILCAQVGISGSTTLEDYVVLGGQAGVGGHITLGKGTKIGGQTGVAFNTEPGSYLNGTPAMPYMTERRLQVLHQKLPELFKRVENLEQRPK; encoded by the coding sequence ATGCAGGTCGCCTACACGCCGGAGGAAATCGCTGCGATCGTCTCGCCCCAGCGCATTTCCGGCCAAACTGCCCAGAAAATCCGCGACATCGCCTCGCTGAAATCCGCCCAGCCCGGCGACCTCTCGTTTCTCGGCAACCCGAAGTATCGCGCCGAAGTCGCCACCACCCGCGCCTCGCTCGTCCTCGTGCCGCTCGACCACGTCGGCGAGCCGCAGGCCGACCAGACTTTTTTCTACGTCGAGAAACCCTCCGTCGCCCTCGCGCGCCTCTGCGCCCGCATCGAGCAATCCCTTTGGCCCAAGCCTCCCGCCGCCATCCACCCGAGCGCCGTGATCGCGCCGACCGCGAAGATTTCTCCGCAAGCCACCGTCGGTCCGCTTTGCGTCGTCGAAGACGGCGCGACCGTCGGTGCCGGCAGCGTTTTGCAGGCCTCGGTCTTCGTCGGCCGCAACGCGGCCGTCGGCGAGAACTGCTGGGTGCAGCCTGGCTGCGTGATTTCGGACGGTTGCGAACTCAGGAACCGCGTCCGCCTGCAGCCCGGCGTCGTGATCGGCTCGGACGGCTTCGGCTACGAATTCGTGAACGGCCGCCACGAAAAAGTCCCGCAGATCGGCGTCGTGATCGTCGAGGACGACGTCGAGATCGGTGCCAACTCCACCCTCGATCGCGCCCGCTTCAGCCGCACCGTGGTGGGCGAGGGGACGAAGATCGATAACCTCGTGCAGGTCGGCCACAACGTTATCATCGGCAAGCACTGCATCCTCTGCGCGCAAGTCGGCATCTCCGGCAGCACCACGCTCGAGGATTACGTCGTGCTCGGCGGCCAAGCCGGCGTCGGCGGCCACATCACGCTCGGCAAAGGCACCAAGATCGGTGGCCAGACCGGCGTCGCCTTCAATACCGAGCCGGGCAGTTACCTCAACGGCACTCCGGCCATGCCCTACATGACCGAGCGCCGCCTGCAAGTTTTGCATCAGAAACTCCCCGAGTTGTTCAAGCGGGTTGAAAATCTGGAGCAGCGACCGAAATAG
- a CDS encoding OmpH family outer membrane protein, which yields MHKAIRTLLACAGLLAGVASLQAQALLKVIVVDMAKVYDTHYKTEEANAKFNDAAQRAQEQLEKLNQDIQKDVEEYKALVEQTKSPLANDQARAKAGEDAQKKMQDIQNLQNEAQNFRNNTQRSLQQRAKNHRDLIMDEIMKVVNDISRAKGATLVLDKSGPSILGIPVILYSDPSYDITDEVVKEVNKDRPAPAAAPATTGAAAAPAATTPAANNAGGFTVPNVTPQPKKP from the coding sequence ATGCACAAAGCTATCCGCACCCTCCTTGCCTGTGCCGGCCTCCTCGCCGGCGTCGCCTCCCTGCAGGCGCAGGCCCTCCTCAAAGTCATCGTCGTCGACATGGCCAAGGTCTACGACACCCACTACAAGACCGAGGAAGCCAACGCAAAATTCAACGACGCCGCCCAGCGCGCCCAGGAACAGCTCGAGAAGCTGAACCAGGACATCCAGAAGGACGTCGAGGAATACAAGGCCCTCGTCGAGCAGACGAAGAGCCCGCTCGCCAACGACCAGGCGCGCGCCAAGGCCGGCGAAGACGCCCAGAAGAAGATGCAGGACATCCAGAACCTCCAGAACGAGGCGCAGAATTTCCGCAACAACACCCAGCGTTCACTCCAGCAGCGCGCCAAGAACCACCGCGACCTCATCATGGACGAAATCATGAAGGTCGTGAACGACATCTCCCGCGCCAAGGGCGCCACGCTCGTCCTCGACAAGTCCGGCCCGAGCATCCTCGGCATCCCGGTCATCCTCTACAGCGACCCGAGCTACGACATCACCGACGAAGTCGTGAAGGAAGTGAACAAGGACCGCCCGGCTCCCGCCGCCGCTCCCGCCACCACCGGCGCCGCCGCCGCTCCAGCCGCGACGACTCCCGCCGCGAACAACGCCGGCGGCTTCACCGTCCCGAACGTCACGCCGCAGCCGAAGAAGCCGTAA
- the bamA gene encoding outer membrane protein assembly factor BamA, which produces MVLVLAGVTGAFAQPAPRSGAAAQEQAPQGPVYKIGAISVKFVGVANVSEQIVRANMSLREQSDLDETLIDRDIRSLYRTGLFEFIEVKREQLPNNVVNLVVEVTPKFRVLAVKFEGNSYYKERRLKKEIKTVPNGALDERQVKDDSEKVYEFYQKAGFNQAQINYTIDRNRSTGFGTVTFKVREGAKVKISDIKFVGNDHVKARRLRKEMETSKWHPFSWLTGGGRFKDDDFDEDLNKLRDYYREQGYLDVEIAEDKVTFDYPTPSKLVITIRVNEGRQYRVGDITFTGNKIHPSRLLGLVVRQRKGTLFVPSKLDKDVENLEDFYGRSGHLDTRVRLNRKPNLQTGNIDIEYAITESEKFQVESINIEGNSKTKSIVILRELVLGPGDVFDSVRMKISKIRLENTRFFEDVNVTPESTNIPGRRNLRVAVHEARTGNLTFGAGFSSLEKAVIFAEVTQSNFDLFNRKSFFQGDGQKFRLRLQLGSQSSEIVLAFEEPWLFERELAFGFQLARTTSDYQSAYYEEIRTFGQLYLRKRLFGLVEGTATYSYEIVDIANVDPAAPAIFQSLAGKTTISKIGFSLLRDTRDKIINTTRGNRMELITEVAGGPFGGDTDYYRLEFRGAQFYPVFEFQEQVLGLLARGGVVENYGRSTSVPFFDQYFLGGPQTLRGFEYREVGPKNSVGEPLGGKSYGFVSAEYSFDVVKPIRFAIFYDGGFVNRDAYDFSPADWNDNFGFGLRLFVAGAPLSLDFGIPLTGDKFNKKGSQFNFNFGTRF; this is translated from the coding sequence ATTGTTTTGGTTCTGGCCGGGGTGACCGGCGCGTTCGCCCAACCGGCGCCTCGCAGCGGTGCAGCTGCGCAGGAGCAGGCCCCGCAGGGCCCCGTCTACAAGATCGGCGCGATCTCCGTGAAGTTCGTGGGCGTCGCCAACGTCAGCGAGCAGATCGTCCGCGCGAACATGTCCCTGCGCGAGCAGAGCGACCTCGACGAGACGCTCATCGACCGCGACATCCGCTCGCTCTACCGCACCGGCCTCTTCGAATTCATCGAGGTCAAGCGCGAGCAGCTGCCCAACAACGTCGTCAACCTCGTCGTCGAAGTGACGCCGAAGTTCCGCGTCCTCGCCGTGAAGTTCGAGGGCAATTCCTACTACAAGGAGCGCCGCCTCAAAAAGGAGATCAAGACCGTCCCGAACGGCGCCCTCGACGAGCGCCAGGTGAAGGACGACTCCGAGAAGGTCTACGAATTCTACCAGAAGGCCGGTTTCAACCAGGCCCAGATCAACTACACCATCGACCGCAATCGCAGCACGGGCTTCGGCACTGTGACTTTCAAAGTCCGCGAAGGCGCGAAGGTGAAGATCTCCGACATCAAGTTCGTCGGCAACGATCACGTCAAAGCCCGCCGCCTCCGCAAGGAGATGGAGACTTCCAAGTGGCACCCGTTCTCCTGGCTGACCGGCGGCGGTCGTTTCAAGGACGACGACTTCGACGAGGACTTGAACAAGCTCCGCGACTACTACCGCGAGCAAGGCTACCTCGACGTCGAAATCGCCGAGGACAAAGTCACCTTCGATTATCCGACCCCGAGCAAGCTCGTCATCACCATCCGCGTGAACGAGGGCCGCCAATACCGCGTCGGCGACATCACTTTCACCGGAAACAAGATTCACCCGTCGCGCCTCCTCGGCCTCGTCGTCCGCCAGCGCAAGGGCACGCTCTTCGTCCCGTCCAAGCTCGATAAGGACGTCGAGAACCTCGAGGACTTCTACGGCCGCTCCGGCCACCTCGACACGCGCGTGCGCCTGAACCGCAAGCCCAACCTCCAGACCGGCAACATCGACATCGAATACGCGATCACCGAGTCCGAAAAGTTCCAGGTCGAGTCCATCAACATCGAGGGCAACTCCAAGACCAAGAGCATCGTCATCCTCCGCGAACTCGTGCTCGGCCCCGGCGACGTCTTCGACTCCGTGCGCATGAAGATCTCGAAGATCCGTCTCGAGAACACGCGCTTCTTCGAGGACGTGAACGTCACGCCCGAGTCGACCAACATCCCCGGCCGCCGCAACCTCCGCGTCGCCGTCCACGAAGCGCGCACGGGCAACCTGACCTTCGGCGCCGGCTTCAGCTCGCTCGAGAAAGCCGTCATCTTCGCCGAAGTCACGCAGTCGAACTTCGACCTCTTCAACCGCAAGAGCTTCTTCCAGGGCGACGGCCAGAAGTTCCGCCTCCGCCTCCAGCTCGGCTCGCAGTCCTCCGAAATCGTCCTCGCCTTCGAAGAGCCCTGGCTCTTCGAGCGCGAACTCGCCTTCGGCTTCCAGCTCGCGCGCACGACCTCCGACTACCAATCGGCCTACTACGAGGAAATCCGCACCTTCGGCCAACTCTACCTCCGCAAGCGTCTCTTCGGTCTCGTCGAAGGCACCGCCACCTACAGCTACGAAATCGTCGACATCGCCAACGTCGACCCGGCCGCCCCCGCCATCTTCCAGTCCCTCGCCGGCAAGACGACGATCTCCAAGATCGGCTTCTCGCTGCTCCGCGACACGCGCGACAAGATCATCAACACCACCCGTGGCAACCGCATGGAGTTGATCACCGAAGTCGCCGGCGGCCCCTTCGGCGGCGATACCGACTACTACCGCCTCGAGTTCCGCGGCGCGCAATTCTACCCGGTCTTCGAATTCCAGGAACAGGTCCTCGGCCTGCTCGCCCGCGGCGGCGTGGTGGAAAACTACGGCCGCAGCACCAGCGTGCCTTTCTTCGACCAATACTTCCTCGGCGGCCCGCAAACCTTGCGCGGCTTCGAGTATCGCGAAGTCGGCCCCAAGAACAGCGTCGGCGAGCCGCTCGGCGGCAAGTCCTACGGTTTCGTCTCCGCCGAATACTCGTTCGACGTCGTGAAGCCCATCCGTTTCGCCATCTTCTACGACGGTGGCTTCGTCAACCGCGACGCCTACGACTTCTCGCCCGCCGACTGGAACGACAACTTCGGCTTCGGGCTCCGCCTCTTCGTCGCCGGCGCGCCGCTCAGCCTCGACTTCGGCATTCCGCTCACCGGCGACAAATTCAACAAGAAGGGCAGCCAGTTTAACTTCAACTTCGGCACCCGCTTCTAA
- the dnaB gene encoding replicative DNA helicase, whose translation MRSMVQPTPDNPDRPASRRSAFRGNDGNQSPVSREMPWSEEAEQHVIACCLLDGSDTIARCMEARVGAECFFSAANRLIFEVIVDLYQKSPPVTLEMLAEELKTRRQLEAIGGFPYLMQITGKIPTTAHAGYFIEKVREKHLLRELIKAATGAVEQCYSFTGGLEEFIDKVEQELFKVTQDRVSDSASEIKEAMKDANTVIAKLLMKKGELTGVSSGFKDLDQMTFGFQKQEMIIIAARPSMGKTSFALNIAEAAAMPKKGDPAPVLIFSLEMSAAQLALRMLCARARVNLKLLRDGLVSRDGAEVNALGRTAEEFKKAPILIDDSSSITVMEMRAKARRIYARKKLGMIIVDYLQLVNGTDPRAPREQQVAEVSRNLKAMAKELDLPVIVLSQLNRASEKENRTPRLSDLRESGSIEQDADVVLMLSRPKDADEKFQTAANAADLIVAKQRNGPVGDLKLTFLQEITRFENFTP comes from the coding sequence ATGCGTTCCATGGTGCAGCCGACTCCCGACAACCCCGACCGCCCCGCTTCGCGCCGTAGCGCCTTCCGTGGCAATGACGGGAACCAGTCGCCGGTCTCGCGCGAAATGCCGTGGAGCGAGGAGGCCGAGCAACACGTCATCGCGTGTTGCTTGCTCGATGGCAGCGACACCATCGCGCGTTGCATGGAGGCGCGCGTCGGCGCCGAGTGTTTCTTCTCCGCGGCGAACCGCCTGATTTTCGAGGTCATCGTCGATCTCTATCAGAAGAGCCCGCCGGTCACCCTCGAGATGCTCGCGGAGGAGTTGAAGACGCGCCGCCAGCTCGAGGCCATCGGCGGCTTCCCGTATCTGATGCAGATCACGGGTAAGATCCCGACGACGGCGCACGCCGGCTACTTCATCGAGAAAGTCCGCGAGAAGCACCTATTGCGCGAGCTGATCAAGGCCGCGACCGGCGCGGTCGAGCAATGCTACAGCTTCACCGGCGGGCTCGAGGAGTTCATCGACAAGGTCGAGCAGGAGCTTTTCAAGGTCACGCAGGACCGCGTCAGCGACAGCGCTTCCGAGATCAAGGAGGCGATGAAGGACGCCAACACCGTCATCGCGAAGCTCCTCATGAAGAAGGGCGAGCTGACGGGCGTCTCGTCGGGCTTCAAGGACCTCGATCAGATGACATTCGGCTTCCAGAAGCAGGAAATGATCATCATCGCGGCGCGCCCCTCGATGGGTAAGACCTCGTTCGCGCTGAACATCGCCGAGGCGGCCGCCATGCCCAAGAAGGGTGATCCGGCGCCGGTGTTGATCTTCTCGCTCGAAATGAGCGCGGCCCAGCTCGCCCTGCGTATGCTGTGCGCCCGGGCGCGCGTGAACCTCAAGCTCCTTCGCGACGGCCTCGTCTCGCGCGACGGCGCCGAGGTCAACGCCCTCGGTCGCACCGCCGAGGAGTTCAAGAAGGCTCCCATCCTCATCGACGACTCGTCCAGTATCACGGTCATGGAGATGCGCGCCAAGGCCCGCCGCATCTATGCCCGCAAAAAACTGGGCATGATCATCGTCGACTACCTCCAGCTGGTGAACGGCACCGACCCGCGCGCCCCCCGCGAACAGCAGGTGGCCGAGGTTTCGCGCAATTTAAAGGCCATGGCGAAGGAACTGGACCTACCGGTAATTGTCCTGAGTCAGCTCAACCGCGCTTCCGAGAAGGAGAATCGCACGCCCCGCTTGTCGGACTTGCGAGAATCCGGCTCGATCGAGCAAGACGCTGACGTGGTCCTCATGTTGTCCCGCCCCAAGGATGCCGACGAGAAATTCCAGACTGCCGCCAACGCGGCAGACTTAATCGTTGCCAAGCAACGTAACGGCCCGGTAGGTGATTTGAAATTAACTTTCCTCCAAGAAATTACGCGCTTTGAAAACTTCACTCCGTAA
- the rplI gene encoding 50S ribosomal protein L9, with translation MAHNEVLLLKPVDGLGAEGDQVRVRAGYARNFLLPQGIAVPLTVSNRKQIEALKKARGIREAKELNGAQELAEKLKKANIAIAVKTGEGGKLFGAVTGNDLHDKLVAAGIEVEKRRIHLGQPVKTLGKHEVTIKLHPEVSVEISFEVVSENPIIPAAVEAAPAGDKFDRPRRERKERA, from the coding sequence ATGGCTCACAACGAAGTGCTCCTCCTCAAACCGGTCGACGGCCTTGGCGCCGAAGGCGACCAGGTCCGCGTCCGCGCCGGCTATGCGCGTAATTTCCTCCTCCCGCAGGGCATTGCGGTTCCGCTCACGGTTTCCAACCGCAAGCAGATCGAAGCCCTGAAGAAGGCCCGCGGCATTCGCGAAGCCAAGGAACTCAACGGCGCCCAGGAACTCGCCGAGAAACTCAAGAAGGCCAACATCGCCATCGCCGTGAAGACGGGCGAGGGCGGCAAGCTCTTCGGCGCCGTCACCGGTAACGACCTCCACGACAAGCTCGTGGCGGCCGGCATCGAGGTCGAGAAGCGCCGCATCCACCTCGGCCAGCCGGTCAAGACCCTCGGCAAGCACGAGGTCACGATCAAGCTGCACCCCGAGGTTTCGGTGGAGATCTCCTTCGAGGTCGTCTCCGAGAACCCGATCATCCCGGCCGCGGTCGAGGCCGCCCCGGCGGGCGACAAGTTCGACCGTCCGCGCCGCGAGCGCAAAGAGCGCGCCTAA
- the ssb gene encoding single-stranded DNA-binding protein: MANLNKVMLIGNLTRDPELRVTPKGTAICTFSLAVNRKFKDESGGEREEVTYVDIEAWGKAGENISKYCTKGRPLFVEGRLRLDQWEDKNTKEKRSRMKVVCENFQFLGSGGAQRSEGGEGGGESRSYSPAPRASAPSRPAPAAQENLDEDVPF, encoded by the coding sequence ATGGCCAATCTCAACAAAGTCATGCTCATCGGCAACCTGACGCGCGATCCGGAACTCCGGGTCACGCCGAAGGGCACCGCCATCTGCACCTTCTCGCTCGCCGTGAACCGCAAGTTCAAGGACGAGAGCGGTGGCGAACGTGAGGAAGTGACCTACGTTGACATCGAAGCCTGGGGCAAGGCCGGCGAGAACATCTCCAAATACTGCACCAAGGGCCGCCCGCTCTTCGTCGAAGGCCGTCTGCGCCTCGACCAGTGGGAAGACAAGAACACGAAGGAAAAACGCAGCCGCATGAAGGTCGTCTGCGAAAACTTCCAGTTCCTCGGCTCCGGCGGCGCTCAGCGCAGCGAAGGCGGCGAAGGCGGCGGCGAGAGCCGCAGCTACAGCCCCGCGCCCCGCGCCAGCGCCCCGAGTCGCCCGGCTCCCGCCGCGCAGGAGAATCTCGACGAAGACGTGCCGTTCTGA
- the rpsF gene encoding 30S ribosomal protein S6 → MNKRNYKATFILDNRGKEDSVDQIIEGVKKEIVAVQGDVTAIEQLGRRDFARKTDPKFPAGVYVSIAFSAPAGASAQLQERLRLNDNVYRTLVQNA, encoded by the coding sequence ATGAACAAGCGTAACTACAAAGCCACTTTCATCCTCGATAATCGCGGCAAGGAAGACTCCGTCGACCAGATCATCGAAGGCGTGAAGAAGGAAATCGTCGCCGTCCAAGGCGACGTCACCGCCATCGAACAACTCGGCCGCCGCGACTTCGCCCGCAAGACCGATCCGAAGTTCCCCGCCGGCGTCTACGTCTCCATCGCCTTTTCGGCCCCGGCCGGTGCCAGCGCGCAACTTCAGGAGCGCCTCCGCCTGAACGACAACGTGTATCGCACGCTCGTCCAGAACGCCTAA
- the pth gene encoding aminoacyl-tRNA hydrolase — protein MSVTLLAGLGNPGAKYAATRHNLGFKVVDALAAAEGLSWKHEPRFEADIARWNVRPGETRWLIKPQTFMNESGRALRKLLDFHKLPAESLAVAYDEMNIDLGRVKLSVDGSAGGHNGIASLLEHVGNGFLRYRLGIGSSERPVGMDLADYVLGKFSLSEQTIIDQNLKTFVEGAHLLFTSSSAEAMNRLNRRTRHEQA, from the coding sequence ATGTCCGTCACGCTTCTCGCTGGACTGGGCAACCCCGGTGCGAAATACGCCGCCACTCGTCACAACCTTGGTTTCAAGGTCGTCGATGCGCTGGCCGCGGCCGAAGGGCTCTCGTGGAAACACGAGCCGCGCTTCGAAGCCGATATCGCGCGCTGGAATGTCCGACCCGGTGAGACCCGCTGGCTGATCAAGCCGCAGACCTTCATGAACGAGAGTGGCCGCGCCCTGCGCAAGCTCCTCGACTTTCATAAGCTCCCGGCCGAATCGCTCGCAGTGGCCTACGATGAAATGAACATCGATCTAGGTCGCGTGAAACTGTCGGTCGACGGCTCCGCCGGCGGCCACAACGGCATCGCCAGCCTGCTCGAGCACGTCGGCAACGGATTTCTCCGTTACCGGCTCGGCATCGGCAGCAGCGAACGCCCGGTCGGCATGGACCTCGCAGACTACGTGCTCGGAAAATTCTCCCTCTCAGAACAAACAATCATCGATCAAAACCTGAAAACGTTCGTCGAAGGCGCCCACCTGCTCTTCACCAGCAGCTCCGCCGAAGCGATGAACCGCCTCAATCGCAGAACCCGCCATGAACAAGCGTAA
- a CDS encoding 50S ribosomal protein L25 yields MKKYQLTVTTREGTGRSASRRLRKAEKIPAILYGKHTKPETLSVSATEFVKLLKDIAGRAALVELKRDTGAAALSFLQEVQRDPITDKYLHVDLQEVKENEKMVINVAVVVVGEASGVKNEGGLLDVATKRLKIRCLPKDLPSFIEVDVTPLKLNESIHVSEIKTVAGVEFLDNPNQAVVLCVEPQEEVAATVAAATPAEGAAAPAAGAAAPAAGDAAAAPAAAGAAAAKPGDAKAAAAAPAKDAKAAAPAAKK; encoded by the coding sequence ATGAAGAAATACCAACTCACCGTCACGACCCGCGAGGGCACCGGTCGCAGCGCCTCCCGCCGCCTCCGCAAGGCCGAGAAGATTCCGGCCATCCTCTACGGCAAGCACACGAAACCCGAGACTCTGTCCGTCAGCGCGACCGAGTTCGTCAAGCTCCTCAAGGACATCGCCGGCCGCGCCGCGCTGGTCGAATTGAAGCGCGATACCGGCGCCGCCGCTCTCTCCTTCCTCCAGGAAGTCCAGCGCGACCCGATCACCGACAAGTATCTCCACGTCGACCTTCAGGAAGTGAAGGAAAACGAGAAGATGGTCATCAACGTCGCCGTCGTCGTCGTGGGTGAAGCCTCCGGCGTGAAAAACGAAGGCGGCCTCCTCGACGTCGCCACCAAGCGCCTGAAGATCCGCTGCCTCCCGAAGGATCTGCCGTCGTTCATCGAAGTCGACGTCACGCCGCTCAAGCTGAACGAGTCGATCCACGTTTCCGAAATCAAGACGGTCGCCGGCGTCGAGTTCCTCGACAATCCGAACCAGGCCGTCGTCCTCTGCGTCGAGCCGCAGGAAGAAGTCGCCGCCACTGTCGCCGCCGCCACGCCCGCCGAGGGTGCTGCCGCCCCGGCCGCTGGCGCCGCTGCTCCCGCCGCCGGCGATGCCGCCGCTGCTCCCGCTGCCGCGGGTGCCGCTGCCGCCAAGCCCGGCGATGCCAAAGCCGCCGCCGCCGCGCCCGCCAAGGACGCGAAGGCCGCCGCCCCCGCCGCCAAGAAGTAA
- a CDS encoding formylglycine-generating enzyme family protein, whose amino-acid sequence MLHVVRFPAVLALAVGLGASGAEGAAAFQPTVVNRAEPGEPAPAGMVWIPGGEFSMGLAEFGPELCGAGGETGSDAQPIHRVAVAGFWMDATEVTNEAFARFVAATGYVTVAERKPRAEDFPGAPAELLVPGSVVFVPPAEAVPLTNALAWWRYVPGADWRHPQGPGSTITGRERYPVVHVCYEDAEAYARWAGKRLPAEAEWEFAARGGRAGERFPWGNELTPAGRWMANIWEGEFPYRNSGADGFTDVAPVASFPANAYGLFDMAGNVWEWCSDWYRPDTYARDAAAAPDGLTRNPRGAAQDRSFDPAEPGVPKRVQRGGSYLCSDQYCVRYTLGSRGKGAPDTGSTHLGFRCVRDVRSNGGRSAAEDARTPPAR is encoded by the coding sequence ATGCTCCACGTCGTCCGCTTCCCTGCGGTGCTCGCGCTGGCGGTTGGACTCGGCGCTTCCGGCGCAGAGGGAGCCGCCGCCTTTCAGCCCACGGTCGTCAATCGCGCCGAGCCGGGCGAGCCGGCGCCTGCGGGCATGGTCTGGATTCCGGGCGGCGAATTTTCCATGGGCTTGGCCGAGTTCGGGCCTGAATTGTGCGGCGCGGGTGGCGAGACGGGGAGCGACGCTCAACCAATTCATCGTGTCGCGGTCGCGGGATTCTGGATGGATGCCACCGAGGTCACGAACGAGGCGTTCGCCCGGTTCGTGGCGGCGACCGGTTATGTGACCGTGGCGGAGCGCAAGCCGCGCGCGGAGGATTTTCCCGGCGCGCCGGCGGAGCTGTTGGTGCCCGGCTCCGTGGTTTTCGTGCCGCCGGCGGAGGCCGTGCCGCTCACGAACGCACTGGCATGGTGGCGCTATGTGCCGGGCGCGGACTGGCGTCATCCGCAAGGGCCGGGCAGCACGATCACCGGCCGCGAGCGTTATCCGGTCGTGCATGTCTGCTACGAGGACGCCGAGGCCTACGCGCGGTGGGCGGGGAAGCGGTTGCCGGCCGAGGCCGAGTGGGAATTCGCGGCGCGAGGCGGACGGGCGGGCGAGCGTTTTCCCTGGGGAAATGAGCTGACTCCGGCCGGCCGGTGGATGGCCAACATCTGGGAAGGCGAGTTTCCTTACCGGAATTCCGGCGCCGATGGTTTCACGGACGTCGCGCCCGTGGCGTCTTTTCCTGCGAATGCCTACGGGTTGTTCGACATGGCGGGCAACGTCTGGGAGTGGTGCAGCGATTGGTATCGGCCCGATACCTACGCGCGGGATGCGGCCGCCGCGCCGGATGGCTTGACCCGAAACCCGCGGGGAGCGGCGCAGGATCGCTCGTTCGATCCGGCGGAGCCGGGAGTGCCCAAGCGCGTGCAACGTGGAGGATCCTATCTGTGCTCTGACCAGTATTGCGTCCGCTACACGTTGGGCTCGCGCGGCAAGGGCGCGCCCGACACCGGCAGCACGCATTTGGGCTTTCGGTGCGTGCGCGATGTCCGGTCGAACGGTGGGCGGAGCGCCGCGGAAGACGCGCGGACGCCGCCGGCGCGGTGA